The following nucleotide sequence is from Cicer arietinum cultivar CDC Frontier isolate Library 1 chromosome 2, Cicar.CDCFrontier_v2.0, whole genome shotgun sequence.
agaaattaatttatcattttatggttttatttgcttcatttttttatgaatataatgGCATAGTAActcatataaattattgataagTTTCACTTCTATTCAAACATAAACATGTAATTCtaagataatattttacaagaagaaataataaaaagacttatactattttcttttgttattatttttgtttttgtcttgTACAATTGCACAAGATGATATTGGTAATACTAGTTAGTTTTATGTCAAATTTTACTATGAATTACAAGCAAgatatttatcttataaattcTATATGTAAGCAATGAGTAGTAATAGTGAGCAATTTCTTGAAGTCTTCTTAATCTAATTATCTtcaactataattatatttttgttggatgttttaaatttaaatttttatcatgaaagttatttaagtcattttgatcttatatATACATTGTTGACATTGTATATTTGGAGATACGTTTTATTGATAATTTgagttgctaaattatattctttaaattGTAAGGTTTCATTTCATGTGTATTTCATTTTGAGCAGTTAATGATGAGCACACTAGTGCATTTTAACCTTATTACATCGTTGATATTAGATCGGTTGTTATATATCTAatgtaataaaacaaaatagtggtaaatttgttattatagtaAACTTTGTTAAATCAGTTCTAATTGAACAGTTCTAATATACAtatcaaaaggaaaaaaaaaaaagctacaaaaacaaaaaaacagtATCAAATTTGTTATCatcacaatttttgttaaatcTGTTATAGTTAGACCGTTCTAACaagcattaaaaaaaatcctctaaattaaacaaaaaaatatcctctaaattaaacaaaaaaaaaaaattagaaaaaacgATCGGCAACTATTCTTCACCATTATGCGCGCGCGAGCTTCATCCTTTGTCCTTTAGCACTACCTCATCCTTCAACCCTTTAGCGTTTCATCTTCAACCTTCAACATGAATCCCTCAATGCAAACTCATCATTCATCCTTCAACACGAATCATATGAACTTCATCCATTTTTCTCTCACCCTAAATCTTAGGGGTTAATAATCTTTTCATCCATTTTTCTCGCACCCTAATTCTCCCTCGCCGTGACTACAATTTATAATTGCTCCAATGACGGAGGACGACTCCAATCTTGACGCCACCGCCAGCGATTCGTCCAGACCTCTGTTAAATTTTCACTGTCGAGCTCCGACAAAGAGAGACCACACTTTCCGCTACCGAGCAACTTCCAAAACTAAACCCTGCACTCGAATCACTTCAATGAGTGATCCTCTTCCCCCTATAGTGTGGTTTTCTGTTAATGTAATAACTATTTGAATTGCTGGTTGAAGTTCTCCTATTAGACTTCAATTTTATTAGGTTGAATTTTTGTGGCTATTTTAATTTTGGTGGATTTTATGGAACTTCATGTTAGTTGTGTTCATTTAGAGTGATATATAAGAGTAAATATGTGTGTATGTAAATATTTACATGTGCCAAATGCTTGTTCACTGTGATGTTATTTTTCTGAATTTACTCTCAATTCATTTGAAAATCTTGTTTTATAACACAAAATTGAGATATATTACGGAGTCAAGGTAATATCGGCTCTGATCGAGTATTTCTATTTTATGgtttagtattttattatttgtcatCTGGGTATTTGTGATCTGAACCTTCATATATTTgttgtattttctttgaaattttatatggtTTTGTTGTAATGGCTTTGATCGAGTATTGAGTGTTTTACACTGATTGTTGTTTTTCACTGATCGTAGCAAATAGAAGATTTACGGTCTCGACAAGGATGGAAATCAGTGGAAGGAGAGAGGTGTTGGTGCTGTCAAGTTCTTAAAACATCAGGCTACTAGTAAAGTTAGGCTTCTCATGAGGCAATCCAAAACCCTTAAGATTTGCGCCAATCATCTCAGTATGtgatttcttcttttatttttttgctaaatctttgttttgtaattttgatttcGAGATTTTTATTGTTCTCTCGATTGTGTTACACTTTTGGCTACGATGAATGTCCAAGAGCATGCTGGGAACGAGAAATCTTGCGTTTGGCATGCTAGGGATTTTGTTGATGTCGTTTTCCATCTATTTAAAGTAAGCACAAGTTTTCAAGTTGCATTCTGCAGATGGATTTGTTGACATGCTCTGCTATTATGTTTGGTGTTTCCATAGTTAgttttattatctttatttagaTCAATTTTGTGATTCACTCTTAGATAAAGTTGGTTGGTATAGTTTTAGATGTCTTGGAATTATCTGTTACAGTTGGctactattatttataaaaactagACATAAGTTGGGgctaatatttataaactacTGGTGCATTCTTCATTTCTTCAATAGTAAAAAACCAGtgaatattcttcatttttttcatttagcGAAACTTGTTTACCGATTTCACCCACAAAAGAAGTAGGCAAAAGCCATACCATGTAGACTTTTTAATCCATTATGCTTCACTCATTTGATGATGTTGTCCAGTTATCCTGTCTAGGGCCAACTTTTGCAACTGTCAATAGCAAGCTATAGCAATTCaagttttaaattgtaattcATAATCATTGTCAAATTTATCAAGAAGtttcataagaaaaaaataacaatgagAAAGAAAAGTTAAGAGACTGTTAAGTAAGAATCAACAAAGCTTAGTAATATAGTGGAAtgagttaaatatgttttatgtttttaatccTCATAAAATAACCTCTTGTCAAGTTTAATCCCTACAAATGTTTTTATCCACGCTGAGTCCACTATTTGGTGAATTCAGAGACTAAATATAGACGAAAATTCTTACCAAAGTCACCAGATGGAGGACTAAAGATTGACAAAATGTTTGTAGAGACTAAACTTGACAGTAGTGTATTTTATAGGGAATatggaccaaaaacatatttaacacTAGTGGAGTACTCACCACATTCATATCAACACCAAGTTCTTCATACCAAACAGTGGTGTAACTTTATAGTAGTGTATTTTATAGGGAGTAGGGACCAAAAACACATTTAACACTAGTGCAATACTCATCACATTCATATCAACACGAAGTTCTTCATACCAAACAGTAGTGTCTTTTTCCCTGAGAACACTGGCAATGTATATGCAAGCTAAAGCAATCTGATGTGGTGGATGTACAAGCATTAGGTCCATCTTGTATGTGTCATTTACAAGCCCTCTGTCAGCATCGACATTCATGTTTGGttattttcataattgaattcaaCATAATCAATAATATACTGAAAAGTTACAATGCCAACAGCAGTAGCAAGATGGCACAGGATAACAGAAAATCATGATTATATGAGTGCTTTCTCTAGTAACTAAACAAATATCTAAGAGAAAAAAACAATCTATGAAAATTGCAgcagttaaattttataaaaagataatGGATCAAAAGTTTTCAGCCTGAACAAAATGGCATGATTTACCAAGTCACATCAAAACAAACACTAATTAGTTAGGGATGAAGATGGTTTACTGTCTAAAGAAGTTGTCAGAAGATGCTATACCAACCAACTAGTGACAGATAATTCCAAGACAAATGAAATTTGAATTGTGAAGTTGCTTACGATGAATCTCTTCTTAATCACTATCCTTACTCAACCATAATCGCTATCCTTACTCAGTAGTtactttatataattttatgcaTTACTTAACCATATTGCCAACTAGCATTTGTTTTTCTGGGTGCATATATAAATGGAAGCAACAGAAGAAGGGTTGTTGGGTGGACCATAACATTCATATGCTTAGGGGCATTTGTCTTCACATTAATGTTTAACTTTTCTTAGGTCAGTCTAATCTTGATTCACATAGTTTTTTCTCAAGTTGCACATGCAATGATAAATTTATGCATTTTATTAGTGtttttcatgtaatttaagaATTTCTGTTAGTGTTCTAATTCTTTTCAgcattattttatgttattagcAGTTATATCCGTTTCACAGTGTGTGGAGTTAGAGGCACTTCTCTCATGTCTGGATTCGTCTTCCTAACCTGTACAGATCAAGATGATACAAGGCACAAATTTGGTCACTATGGAGGTATGCCTTACCATGATGTCCTTATATTTGATAAGTTTCTATGGATAGTGTTAGTGTGAATCTGTTCATAACTCTATCATTAATCATTTTTCAGGTTTCACATGCCCATTTGGGCCACTGCTGCTTACAACTTGCATTCTCATCAATTCATACCTACTTATTAATCTCGGGTAAGCATTAATACTTATCTTTCACCTTTTAAATATGCATATGGTTAATCAAGTTCGCTTCTTAAATATATGATTCATTTGTTTAGAAGTTGCTAAAGGTGTGTGGAATTTCAACAGAAGATGTCAAAGtgaatttaattctaaaattctaaattatttaattctaaacagaagatgtcttgtttcttacttaggaatctaaaattatttaattctaaattgttcttattattaatcttttgaattttattttagtaatattttaaaaaaaattcaatgtaACATTTAACAAGAAGATTAGATTGTGTTCTGAGATGTGATTGAAGGGGAGTATTAAATCGTTTTATGTAGTAATAgttaattaaactcttattaaatacaaaagtGATGGAGAAATTTCAAAAGTGGTGATGCCTAAAAATTGTTGAAAGTGATGGAGAAATTTGAATAATAGTAGTTACCCCAATTTTCAACCATCCTTTAAACCTGCATGCtatgtgtttgtgaaattgtCTCTGTTAATAAAACCTCGAAAATATATTAGCAGATGTAGCAATGGCAGCAAAGATAGAAGACTACCATTTTCATTGCATGTAAACAACTATTAATCATTAAGGTCCCTATACAAAATACTGTACAAAAATATCAAAGCATGACTACTTAACTTACCCTCTGTTTCCATACAACGGACAAGAGAATGACCCTAATAATTACACCTTATCTACATTGCTATAATAACCCTAATAATTACACCTTGAAAATCCAAATACAGATCCAGTCAAGAGAATGAAGTCATGAAAGGTGGAAAGATCCTTGACCCTCTGTTATGTCATACAAGAGCTTCACTTTCATCTTTTcctaaaattcaataaattgttAAGAGTGtattttgatctttttttttttaatgtttgtttCAAGTGTTTAGCAGATGAAAATAGTAGTCTACTATCTTTGATGACATTGGTTCATGTCTCTGATGACTTCTTTTATTggataatatttattgttgtgCTATCTACTAATATATTATGATGGTTTGGGGCAGTTAGTTATATAGAGAGTAGAAAATATGAGTAGATAATGTA
It contains:
- the LOC101505418 gene encoding uncharacterized protein isoform X2, whose protein sequence is MSKSMLGTRNLAFGMLGILLMSFSIYLNYIRFTVCGVRGTSLMSGFVFLTCTDQDDTRHKFGHYGGFTCPFGPLLLTTCILINSYLLINLGYGLGRHLASTKLSSNKTIKRIRVRGGNVKWREIRLDTDNFSWDSEAITRKTRLQDMVYNASNNELVRT
- the LOC101505418 gene encoding cationic amino acid transporter 3, mitochondrial-like isoform X1 is translated as MSKSMLGTRNLAFGMLGILLMSFSIYLNSYIRFTVCGVRGTSLMSGFVFLTCTDQDDTRHKFGHYGGFTCPFGPLLLTTCILINSYLLINLGYGLGRHLASTKLSSNKTIKRIRVRGGNVKWREIRLDTDNFSWDSEAITRKTRLQDMVYNASNNELVRT